CTGAGTTGATTACAATCTTGACTGGTCTTTAACATCAGCAATACTAGTAGGCAATGTTATTAGGGATGTTCTGCTTTCTGGGGagtaaaaaacaacacaacacaaacaaaaacaaacatgaaaccACACACATGCCCCCCACCCAAACAAGCAAGCTGGAATTATTTAAGGAGAAATAAAGTGTCAGCATGAAGCTAAATTGTTCTCATTATccaaggaattaaaaaaaaaatactttaatgtTACATTTGCATGAAAATTCTATGAGCTCTTCATGTCAGGCAGCATTTCAGCAAGCTCCTCaagcacacacaaacaaaaaacatatgACAAACTGTTGTCTCCCAGCTGAttgaagtatttctttctgGCACTAAAAGCCCACTTAGTTAACTGTTGTAAGTCTGGGCCAACAGAAGTATTCCACCCACTATCAAGCACAAAATTCAAACCTGAACACAAATGGTGTGTCAAAAACACACAGCTTCTGAAATATGAGAATCAGTATGTCTGAGCAACTTCTTTTTAACCCTGAGCTACTTACTGAATTGAATGGACTGATAAAAACTCAAACAAGCCCAAATAAACTGCCTATCTTGCCTACGTTTGGAAAAAGGTGTGTTAAAATACttctttccaaaacattttatcAGTAATAACGTTCCACCAATCTAACACACAAAGAATTTGAGAGAAAACAGCCTACAAATGTTTCACACGCCTGAGTTTCTCTCAGTTGCGGTATTCACTTGTTATGTCAAAGCCCCATAGTTCCCTAATCAACCAGAGCAAATGAGTTTGAAATACCTGAATCTCTGGGTTAACAGAAGCAGTACAGTCATATACACCATGCTGGATGAATAGATACCACAATTTTAGAGAACTTGTAACTACTATTGCCCAAACTCCACGTCATAATTCATTACGATTTAGCAGTTTGTTCCACAATGCACAAAActcaagataaaaataataattaaaatagaatttaatatatgtatttcaaTAAAAGCACCAGTAAAACAAGTTATTTGTACACAAGGCTTGACGGTCTCTCAGGAGAGCTatgtaaaagtaaaaaaaaggcTAAGTAAtcgaaaaaaaaacaaggtacTTGGATACAGCTGTTCTGCACAGCAGGCACATCAGCAGACTATATGTAAGTACACTGAGAAGGTATCTTGCATGCAAGCCTacctgtttattttttgcagcCTTTCTATCGGAGTTATGGTTTCCTTTAGCACCGTCCATGCTTCTTAAAACATTGATGAAATCTTTCTTTGAAACAGATGACAGCAGTTTAGCACGTTGCCTTTCAGATCTCGCACCTTTCTTCACCTTCTCGTCAACATTCTTTTGGTGTGTCCTGACAGCATTAAATAACTGCACAACACCTCTAGGGTAGtaggcagcagagaggaggtgaagaaaaaaacaaaaaaagcttttaactCAAGTTGCCTTTATAGATATGGACCTTCTATCAAAGAAACTAACCAGTTCAGATGTTAGCTGGCTTCTAGTTCCCAAAAATGGTTACTCAGAACCTCAATTCTGTTAAGTAATATTCACTACAATACAGGAGACTTTCAATTTTCAATCTTCCTTCCCACTTTTTACTAGAAACCAGcaacaaaaatccaaacccAACTTTTCAGATCCCCAAACCAAGCATGATACATTGCACTACCATCAatacaaaaacacatttcaacTCCAGAAGAATGCTAGTCATTCTACAACCAGCTATTAAATTTCTCATACAAGAATTTAAGAGCAGCTGAAGCAGGAGTACAAGGGACAGGAGAGAGTTCTGTAAGGAAACAAGCAGATACAGACAGAATATCAACATGGTGCTCCACAAAGAACTAGATGAGCACCACCACAATAATGCAAATCAGGCAACTGTACTTAGCAGCCATGGATCTGGTGAATTCTCTGcggagaaggaaaaaatagaacagCAGAAACAACTGTTCCgcatttttaaagcattaaattaacaaaataagGGAGTCTAACAAAGCACTTCTGTTAGGCAAACATTACATTATTGTCTAAATTTTTATGCTTTCAGAAACCTTCTAAAATCTTTTGTTGAACTTGATACTGTGAAACATAGATCTGCATATAAATCATTTGGCTCCTGCTAGTCACTTCTTAGGAGCTCAATCTGATTGGAAACAGATTACCTGCACAGgccttttcttccccttttcctccctttaagatatacatatatttaaaggAAGCTTTCAAAAAAACCTCTTACCTTGTTGCAATTCTCTGAagatttctctctctgtctctgtctttgACAACATCTGGCTTCACTCGGCACATCATTTCCCACTCCCGCTTTTTATCGAGCTGTTATAAATATTGTTACATAAAGTAAGTGGCACGGGGCATTTGAGAACGCAGCATACTCTAACAACATGCAGTAAGACGACCGAAAAAAGATAAATCAACAAAAGCTCTTTTTGGTTGATGGTaagggcagctccagcactggaCAACAGATCTAAGGTAAGTCCCTCGTGCTGACAAAAATGGGGCCCCACTGAAATCACAGTCATTTCCCTTCTACAGCAGAAAGTTGTGCCAGAGTGATGTTTCTGGTTGAGACAAGCAAAAGGGGTCTAGCAAAACACAAGTGCTTTCACACTGACAGCTACAGGCAAAGAAATTATTCAAGAACAGTTTCCAACTCCACAAGCCCATCACAGATAAAtctataaataataaatttgtGGGCACATCAAGACAAGCATAACATCATATTTTGAGTCTCAGGAATTTGACTTCCCCTACTGAATTAATCACAAAGCAGGTTTGTGATTGACAGTGATGCACAGCAAAGACTGCAATAAGCAGAACTCAAGCATAAGAGAGTACCAAACGCTCACAGGATAACTGCagtaggacaaaggggaatggatttaaactgaaaaagggAAGGATTAAATTAGATATTAATAAGAATTCTTTCACCCAGAGGGCAATGAGGccctggcagagctgcccagagaagctgttgaTGTCCCATTCCTCGAGGCGTTCAAGGTCAGGCTTGAAGGGTTCCTAAACAGTCTGATCTAACTGctggcaaccctgtccacagcaggggGCTGTAACTAGATGATATTTGAGGctccttccaatccaagccattccaCAACTTTGTGAATCCCTTCCACAATTCTCCAACTGTCATGTACAACAccaatttttgtcttttttgagGTTCCATGTTTCGAATCCAAAACTGATCAATTGATCAAGGACCATAACTCCAATAGTAGAATACTATACTTCCCCAACACCTCCATCAAGAATGATTTAAGAATCCTTTTTCCCCAACTTGTAACAATGTAACAGTGTTCTTAGTTCTGATGGTATTTCATTAAGTGTGTTTTACACAAGCTTTTCACAGAATTTCAGAGCCCTTATCTTTATAATTTCAGGCAGACTACTACAAACTCACAAGTTTATGACCATGTTCTGACCTTTGATCAAAAGATCTGCCATGTTCTAGCTCGCATCAGCAAGAAATTAAGAAAAGCCAAGCCGACCTGAAGTTTTTCTAAGGGTCTTAGAGACCTGCAGCTCACCTCTGCTTTGCAGTACTTCCACATTTATTGGGTGAGAACAAGTATTTAGGACAGCTAGAATTGAGGAGCCACCTTACCAGAGCTCTATTAAAGGGGCAGCTGCAAACTAACCACTGTATGTCCCAGACTATCAGCAGGAAATTTGGTTAATCTGCTTGAACAGAACTAGCAAGATGAAACATTAGAAGCATTAATAAATTTTTAGCCTGAAGGTGAATCAATTACAGTGTGGAATTAaaatttcacacacacaaaaaaaaacaacaaccaaaaaacaaaccacaaaaaaccactacagttttgttttctttgtatcatTTTCAGAATTAGAAGTAATTTAGAGCATAGACACCATCATACCATCTACCATGGAAAACCAAAAGGGGTAAACTGAATCAAAAGCACATGATGGATTACACTCATCTCAATCTTGAGGCCTTTGCTCTTCAAAATCCCTCCTTGGGTTACCTTGCCCACATCCCTATCTGACTGTGACTGTACAATGAAACGCTGAGTCTTTTTctcaccttcctcctcttctccagtctttcctgtttctccttttctctctccttctccagtTTTTTATTCTTGGCCAAGATGATGGACTTATTTTGTGGTATCTTTTTGTTGAGTACTTTTGCCATGGCATCTGCCCAGCCTGAACCTGGACCAGCTTTGGAATTTGCTGTCTCTTCAGCCACATGCCCAGCAACTGCTGCTTCATCCTCATCATCTCCATCCAAGGCTTCATCCCCAGAAGAGTAGCTGTCATCTGGAAGTCCTGAGCTTATCTCAGAAtctaggggggaaaaaaaaaaagtatcaagaTTTCTGTCTCCAGTAAGCACTCATCTCAAGTTGAATTTGTTCTATACGCAAACGTTATTAAAGCTCAGGGCCATACACTCCTTGCTTTTACAATTAATTCTTCAAGATACTGCTCAAGCAGGCATGAAACCACCATTACAAATTTATTAGAAAGTATACAGTGCAAGGGCTTTCTACTCTCAGCAGtgttttacagtattttaagaGGTTGGGTAGAAGGGAGAAGATAGCCCTGGAAATTATTACTATATTAACGAAAATTGTTATGACTAAGACTgttaaatttcagaaaaaaaaagatgttccagttaaaagaaattattaattgtatgtatatatacacacatatatattcatAAGGCTACATATACTTCTATACAAACTGCAACAGTGACATCTAGTGTTTAAATGCATGTACACAGATTAAATTAAAGGTAGGGGAGCATATCACATACGAAAGCAACGTATGCTTCAGGAAAAAACCATTGGTCCAGGAAAACAATTAGCTAAGCACAAAGGACACAGAGCGGAAACCACTCTGTGAAACCGAGAATCAAAACAGTTGTCAGGTACCTCAAAAGTAAATGAGCTTTTCTGTTCCACTTTCTGTTTCTGCTCAAGTActtcaaatacaaataaaacatcCTCACATTCAGATTTGCTTACCCCATCCCCTATTCAAAACAAAAGTAGGAACTGGAGTTAAAATACTCAAGTCTGGAATCAAGTAATTatgggagaggaaagaaaagtcaATTTGACAGCGaaccaaacacacacaaagTGTATTTTGCTACTTTCATTAGCTTGATCAGTCAGTCAAATAAAGACTTTAACAGAGAGAATGATTAACGAGAATGAAACTAGCTGCAAGCTTAGGATGTACTAAAATGTCTCATTATTTCAAACTAACTATTTTTTCAGATAACTGTGCAGTATGGGCAAGTAGGGTCCTGTGACAATTCACTCCTATTCTATTGATACTTGTGCCACCCAGAAGCTTCAGATTACATATATAACGTATCGCGTACAAGGCTGTGAAGTCCACCAAGTAATTGGTAGAACAAAGCTGGTTTCTGATGCCCCTGCAGTCCCACTTGCAAAGAGACAGTCCCCAGTAGTTCTGAGATGAGCTGGTTGCTGCTCATCCACTTAACATGCAGCTCACTGCCTTTCATCCATCTATCCCTCTTACGCTACATCAGGAAAAGTGTTTCAAAAATTGCAGAAGTTTTGTTCCACCAGATCAAGTGTTTCAACTCTGTAAGCATTACTACATTCCTTCATTCCTTTAGCAACCAAATCGTTATGAGAATGAAGTCAGGAGGTGCTTGACAAGATCTGTTATCCACAGAATAATGGGGACAGTTACTAATGACATCTGTTTTTATTCCATCCTACCTATTCAATTAATGATACACTCCATAGCAAGACTAATTAATTACTcggctattaaaaaaataggcttaaaaaacagccaaaaacaaacaaaaaacacgcTGCTACACCACACATTCATTTTCTCCTACACATAACGGCCTCTCCAAATAAACTAAGAGAATAATGTTAGATAATACCAAAAATCATTATGCAAGGTAATCAGTACTTTCAACAATTACAGAAAGATGAATGACTGAGGCTTCAGCAGTTAACCAGTATTGCCAGTTTTGAACCTTTGAGAGAATGTGTCAATAGCATTAGGTAAAGCAGAGGTATCTCAAAGTAATGTGAATTATATTAATTCTATCAGAACCGGTACTTGGAGCTCTGTACTAAATTAGAGTGATTCAAGTCTAATAAGATTTCCATATAAAAAGACCTCATTAAAGGGTGGAAATATACATAACatatttgagttggaagaaacccTTAAAAGCCATCTAGTTTATTTCCCCTGCAATAATCAACAACACCTACAACagacaggttgctcagagccctgcccAGTCTGACCTTCAgagcctccagggacagggcatccacctcctgtctgagcaacctgtgtcaatgcctcaccaccctgactGTAAACagtttcttcctcatatccaatctgaatatctccccttttttagtttgaaaccatttcccacgtcctatcacaacagaccccgCTAACCAGTCTGTCCCCTCCTTTCTGACAgtccccctttagatactgaaaggccgctctcAGATCTCCAcagagccctctcttctccagccccagctctgaACATCTCCATACTTCCTTCATCTGTTACTGCTCAGCGATCTAGGTGTAGGCACTCACATTTATGAACATCCATCACTCTGAGAGAAGCTCTAGAAGCTCGATCACCAAACCACCCCCCACACCTCCCCTTAGATTCAGCGCTGAATGCCTGtgccctcctccccctcccccccacacacacagcagcagcagccaaaatTATTTGCCTGGACCCCTGCCAGAAGTGGCCTGCCGGGTTGTTCATCGGGAGAAGCCGAAGGAACCCAACAGCAGCTGAGGGGGCAGCAGGCACCGTCGGCCATAAGAACACCTCTGAGGGGAGCTCAGGCTTGTGGTATCCCGCCGGGAGACTGCACGAGGCAGAGGGGGGGGACGGTGACAACCCAGGGAGGGGACCGAGGGAGAGGAACGCCCCCCCGTTACCGCTACACCCGTTACCGCTGGCCGCCTCCTCGCTCCCTGCCTCCTGCCCTCGTGAGCTCTCCACGGCGGCCGCCATCTTCCCTCCACTGCGTCAGTTGAGCACCTTCCGGTCCGACTCCCTCGCCGCCAACTGCGTTCCGCCCGACGAAAGTTCCGGGCCGGGGTTGGGGCGGCTTGTGCAAGGTTTCCGCACAGCTGGACGTATTGCCGTtggttctttttgtttatttgtttgttttcagtcaacatgccacagaaatattaaataaagcCGAGACTGTGATTCAGCCGTCGTGGGCAGGGCTGCCGtcccccccaccagctcaggctgcccaagtctccatccaacctggcctggagcacctccagggatgggacagcacagcttctctggacagctgtgccactgccctACTGCCCTCTCAATAAAATTTTTCCCCCAGTGtataatctaaatctcctctcctttagtttaaaatcatccccccttgtcctattactatttGCCCTTGTAGAAATTTGATGGCCCTCTTGCTTATCAGTTCcctttaagtattggaaggccactatcaggtctccctCACcgagcctgctcttctccaggctgaacaagccctgctccctcagcctatcttAGCAGGAGAGGTGCTCAGTCCTCTGAGCATCGTTGTGGCTCCCCTCTGGGCTTCTCTGCATGGACTTCTCTTCTCCCCCAGGTACAAAGAAGTCTGTGGGTCTCAGTTGTCGCACTCTAATCCCAACCTTCAGGAGCTATGGCGAACCCAGCAATGCTAAAAGTAAATTCAGgctgttttctcttatttttaggTTTCTTACTTTATGTTTCAGAACTTCTTAGGAACTCTTAAGTTTCCATCACTTCACAACCAGTGAGTGGACTCAGTGATTTAAAGGCCAGAATATAATACTACACATTATCCAGTTACTTGATTTTATGCATTTGTGAGAAGTTTGtcttgaaaaaaatcaccagTTAGAAGACCAACACTGTAAAAGTAGCAAATCTTAGATAATTTCTTACTTAGTGGAACCAAAACTAAACAAATGAAAGTCTATCATCAAGAATTACTGTTATGAGAATTAGATACGCTGATAGACCGAAGATCCAGTACTCCTTGGACATTAAAAGATATGTCTATAGGTATGATCATTGCCAGTAATATATCTAAGATTTACCCCAAACTATTGTCTTaggtaataataattaaacGTGAATATATGGATGAAGCACTGCTTTCTTCTACACCTTCATTGACACTTTAAAGTTTCTATAATAAAACAAGGAGGTAGAGAAGTGGCTCATCTTTTAAGTGAGATGTAAGGCAATGCAATATATCTATATTAATGATCTCAGGCCAGTGATTTGATTTTAAGATGCCTTCCTTTGTTTAAGCTCAATTACTGTATGATGATTCCTTAGTAAAAAAGTGATGGGTGGCGGGGGAAGGAAACAATGTTAAATGGGTAAGtattcttttcctgtttgtctcTTTGCCATTCCACCGTGCTAATCTTTCCAACTGTAACACAGTGACACGGGTCTTTGTACTTCTGTCATTTCTTGTTGGGCAgttgcttgttgttttgttgtttgtttgtttgtttttcctaataatGTGGGTGGCAGCCAAGACATTATATTCCTTTTGTTACCTTGGTATCAGATGGAAATTCAGAAGTTGGAGAGTCATCAATAGAGAGCgacagaaattattttacagcTAAGGAAACTGATTTACAATAAGAACCAAAGTGACTAAAGAGGTACATCATGGTTAATGCCAGCTAAGCACAAACATTATTGCTTCTATTATAAGCAATTCTTCAGAGCAGACCTATGTGGAATGATTTTTCAGTCTAATTCATTGTTACAAGCAACGAGAAATCTTGTGTTGAAAAATGTGGGCCTCTGCTATgatctgcagaggaaaaaaaaacaatagacATCTCTAAAATGTATAAAGAAGAGCTTTACAAATGTTCCTGGTGTTTTACAGCCTACACCTCAAAAACTACAGTGCCTGCAATAGTAAGCAGTAACCATCTGGTCAAGTCTGCAATGACAGATAAAGACACCTTTTGCTTGGTGTGATTCATCTCTGAATCACATTGCATCAGAAGGGACACTGCTAGGAGAAGGTTATTAAACTATATAGACAAAAAGCTATTCAAGAATGTCAGTTTTCTCATTCTCTAGCACACACATCTTACTGAATATATCTTACTCTTGGTAGTATCTTTGTCTTGAAAGAATGTCAGAATCTTCAGATTAAGTCTTGCAATGAGTTTCTATAAATGATGGGTCTGCGCCTTCTTTGCTCAGACTAAGTTAACATGTCACATCTTTGATGGCATACTTCTCTCCACAGGCATTATCCAGGAGCATTTGTCAGCAAGTTTGTTGCCAAATCTAATTTCAAGTGGCTGTCATTGTCTCCTATCCTATTGGACTGAATGCTTTTCTGGATTGAAATTGTGATCTGAGGTTGTTGAAGATACAACCAGCCTAAGAAATCTTTCCAgtccagaaaaagcagcagctaccTCCCTGTTCATCATTGTCAGCAGCACCCAAAGAACAGCTGAGGCACAAGCTGGTATTCTAAGCGTACAAGTCTGTAGTAAAACCATGGCTAATGAGACAGAGCATGGAACTTTGATCTGCGTGTGCAGCcaacaactgaaaagaaatgtaaaaaaagtgGCACATAAATATGCAGTTCACCAATATTTGCTGAGATTTTAAATgtggtgggttttgttgtttgaggttgtttgtttgttttgttttcctaaagtTTATATATCAGCAATACTAGGATAAGTTCAATTACCTTGGTTACTCTTTGTTCACACCTTTGGAAGCCTGTATGGGAGAGGACCAGAGATGAAATATAGGCTTAGCAAAGTGTATTAATCAGGGGTTGTCCTGCAGAAACCGGTATTAGCTGGGATTTCTTAATTCTCAAAATCCTCATGATCTGATAATGGACTACATTACTGTATTTCAGTCAAGAGACAGTGTGGTGTACATTGCATCATACGGAAAGGTAGGAGTAGAgaactcttctttttctcttcatatgTGGAGCAGACAGCCAAAGTAAAACATTTCAACTCTGAGTCAGAAAATAACCAGCTCAGAAACAGAACTGGAGACCGGATCATTATATGCTTGGATGCACCAGCCTTTTCTAGCTGGTCAGGTTATGTGCAGCTAATACCTTAGTGTTGGAAGAGTATGAGAGGTGTGTGGCACCATTGTCctccagcagggagagagaatAAGCAGGAAGTAGAGcaggaaaagcattttcttatcATATCAAGCTGCAGGGGGAAGACCTTGTGAGGCTTATACCTCACAGGATACACAGTCCAGTTTTAAGAACGTTAATCCACTGAGATCCATGAGGCATCTCACACGACTTACAAATATCATATCAGAGTGACTACAGTGTGAAGCAGGTATTCCATCAGCAACTGCCCTTAATTAACATACCAGACTGTGCTTCACAAATATATGGGCTCTTTTGATGGATATTGAGGTTCTTGCCTGTTGGGATGCTAGCTCAAGGTGCTCGTGTTCTAATCcggattttttttctagaaactAGAACTTCTTGTTCCATATAACAAGGGTTTCTTATCCACCTTTACTGTAAAGAAAAGAGCATATGTTCatagtattttaaaatcctAAGGTGGCGACAGAGCAAAAGTAGTTTAGAAAAGGAGCCGGCAAAAGAgtggaataggaaaaaaagagagaaataatagaAGTatgaagctttaaaaagaagataGATTGCTCTGTgaggtggttgttttttgttgtttttatttatttatcgCAACAAAAATCACTGGCATCACTGATATTCATGAAGAGTAAGTCCTGACAAGGCTAAGAAATttggaaagaatttttttttcataaagaagtGGTTTATGGGCCACAGATGCGATCCTTGTAAATTCTCATCTCAGAGCGTCATGTTAAAATATGGGGGACTTTCAGAGCTTGCTACTTCTGTGTTTTAGTGCCAGTCTAATGCTTTCCTTTGATACTGTTTCCTTTGGAGCTGCTGAGCTAGCTGGAGAGATTTGCTGAACAGTTTGGTGAAGTTCTTGGAAAGTGATGAACCAGCACCAACAGTTACAGAAAAAGATCCTTGTGGCCATAAATCCCATTCTTTTCAGTGCATGACTCATATCTAGgaaatcaatattttattttttggtaattaacaaataataacagagctctgcaggcacACCAGCACTTCTCTCCATGCACTTATACTGCTTCCAAACTCTAATTTGGAGTCAGAACTTTAGAGAATGGGATGAAATTAAGGGATGACATTAAGATGTAAATGCTTGCAAATCAAAATTCAGTGCACGATTCAGTAATGAATTAACTGATTTTCTCAGACTCCTCAGAAAACTATATTCCAAAGAGaatgaataaatgaagaaaGACACATGGATACATGGACTTCCTTTCTAAACACACATGTAGTATCCATGACCCTACAGTAGTGTTGGCTCAACAAGAACAGTGCTCTTCACTTTAAATCAATCCAAAGTTGCGGAACTAAACGCAGAGACTTGCAGAGGCTTCCAGTGGCCTTTGGATCAAAATCTTCatacttaatttttaaaagaatagaCCAAAAACGAAAATAGCATTATGATCATTTCTAAATACTCTTACTATCCCTTCTTTCTGTGCTAGGAATTTTAGTGGCATCCAGGAGAACTGAGCGTTTTCACATTCTTCGTAGGTTTGCGGCATTATCCTGAACTTCTCATGAATTGTGGCCTTATCTAAAGTGaatgtttcagtgtttctgatttgttttcctaTGTGACTTTCCCCAGTGACTGCTACTActctcttcctctttgctttaTGAATAAATTGCCTTGAATCCCCTGAACAATTGTCCTTTCAGTTCCAATGAAGGCTGAATCCCAAGCCAACGTAATAAAGTTTAAAATCTTTGCCACTTTCATAGGTCATATTCACAGCCTGGTTGCTGCACTAAAAGAGATCGATAACTCCAGATAGAAGATGAGCATGATAAAGCACTCCAGTGCACCAGGATTTA
This genomic stretch from Meleagris gallopavo isolate NT-WF06-2002-E0010 breed Aviagen turkey brand Nicholas breeding stock chromosome 2, Turkey_5.1, whole genome shotgun sequence harbors:
- the RRP15 gene encoding RRP15-like protein isoform X2, whose amino-acid sequence is MAAAVESSRGQEAGSEEAASDSEISSGLPDDSYSSGDEALDGDDEDEAAVAGHVAEETANSKAGPGSGWADAMAKVLNKKIPQNKSIILAKNKKLEKEREKEKQERLEKRRKLDKKREWEMMCRVKPDVVKDRDRERNLQRIATRGVVQLFNAVRTHQKNVDEKVKKGARSERQRAKLLSSVSKKDFINVLRSMDGAKGNHNSDRKAAKNKQGEVKSEEGPEWNILRDDFMMGASMKDWDKESDGEGSIAQGGGLKQEDDSD
- the RRP15 gene encoding RRP15-like protein isoform X1; translated protein: MAAAVESSRGQEAGSEEAASGNGCSDSEISSGLPDDSYSSGDEALDGDDEDEAAVAGHVAEETANSKAGPGSGWADAMAKVLNKKIPQNKSIILAKNKKLEKEREKEKQERLEKRRKLDKKREWEMMCRVKPDVVKDRDRERNLQRIATRGVVQLFNAVRTHQKNVDEKVKKGARSERQRAKLLSSVSKKDFINVLRSMDGAKGNHNSDRKAAKNKQGEVKSEEGPEWNILRDDFMMGASMKDWDKESDGEGSIAQGGGLKQEDDSD